One Littorina saxatilis isolate snail1 linkage group LG14, US_GU_Lsax_2.0, whole genome shotgun sequence genomic region harbors:
- the LOC138947203 gene encoding lymphocyte-specific helicase-like isoform X2 has translation MSATEVLERATGKLTPRSESPIKPDSDAMEPKEEAKRIPTPPPSEDVKCVPSPSSSAYDADQSDSCSERRGPGETALPGGVVTEQMIEEEKKMKEEAEREERRLKEEREREWSRLEEEDKAQRFVRLQQLLQRSNMYTTYLIERMNRQQDEEAKRRERKAKKLARMEEKKKEEEAEKAALKEQTSTSTPEGSQMKEDEAREPGHNLRRKRTAAEADDVATKASPKAPAPKKRRAAKETKKEEEETKDNVDEVDGATLTTASPVSLIPKEEKMIVEQGERRTPDGEVIPENQPLMMTGGVLRPYQLEGFMWLRTLYENGVNGILADEMGLGKTVQCVAMLSHMVYMGVPGPFLVCAPLSTVPNWYNEFQRFAPKVPVLLYHGNKDERKELREQIGKAHDVRDGVKVNTIVITSYEVAMMDQKHMQGHEWRYLVVDEGHRIKNSKCRLISALRMYKTTNRLLLTGTPLQNNLAELWSLLNFLLPEIFDDLGSFEAWFDIEHIGDEMAADKQKKDVLSMLHQILTPFMLRRLKTDVDLNIPPKKEVIVYAPLRPLQKEFYAALIDRTIFKKIQEKNGTVEKKAVDSKGRPLRRVTQNKIDYSLMVGADKDEKECRTSRQKAQEEEEIEGWVKAMVDMQQKRDSKPAPEQKVSQLTIKLRNVMMQLRKCCSHPFLLEHPLDKKTGELCLDERIISESGKMLVLDRMLKELHRRGHKVLIFSQMTKMLDLLEDFCILRKYGYCRLDGAMNIHDRRDSMAEYQKPGSDKFVFLLSTRAGGLGITLTAADTVIIYDSDWNPQCDLQAQDRCHRIGQTRSVMVYRFVTANTIDQRIVERAAAKRKLEKLVIHQGKFKSGIKNFKTSLEPVSSEELLKLLNSRDHESEVGDGEGQEVINDADLEALLDRSDIEKKWRAKQAKAASGAAETTDEESIATNSLRSSPPPSPLPSPVGKSRSSKRQSGRGKTAADKKTASATKTKPTSVPTKNSLFKVIDIDDGESVASDL, from the exons atgcAGATCAGAGCGACAGTTGTTCCGAGAGGCGCGGGCCTGGAGAGACTGCGTTGCCTGGAGGAGTGGTGACGGAACAGATGatagaggaggagaagaagatgaAGGAGGAAGCAGAAAGGGAAGAAAGGAGGctgaaagaagaaagagaacgg GAATGGTCACGACTTGAAGAGGAGGACAAAGCACAGCGGTTTGTGCGTCTTCAGCAACTCCTTCAGCGCAGCAACATGTACACAACGTACCTGATTGAGCGCATGAACCGACAGCAAGACGAGGAGGCTAAGCGCAGAGAACGCAAAGCCAAGAAACTGGCACGCatggaagagaagaagaaagaggaggAAGCGGAGAAAGCAGCGCTGAAAGAACAG ACATCCACTTCCACCCCTGAAGGATCACAGATGAAAGAGGATGAAGCGCGTG AGCCTGGCCACAATTTACGTCGCAAACGAACAGCAGCTGAGGCTGATGATGTGGCGACTAAAGCCTCACCAAAG GCCCCTGCACCCAAGAAGCGACGTGCTGCCAAAGAGACGAAGAAGGAGGAAGAAGAGACGAAAGACAATGTGGATGAGGTCGATGGTGCAACATTGACTACAGCATCTCCTGTGTCTTTGATTCCCAAGGAGGAAAAG ATGATCGTTGAACAAGGAGAACGCCGCACTCCAGATGGCGAAGTGATACCGGAGAACCAGCCACTGATGATGACTGGAGGAGTTCTGCGTCCCTACCAGTTGGAGGGCTTCATGTGGCTCAGG ACTCTGTACGAGAACGGAGTGAATGGAATTCTAGCAGACGAGATGGGTTTGGGTAAGACGGTGCAGTGTGTGGCCATGCTGTCTCACATGGTGTACATGGGTGTGCCTGGTCCTTTCCTCGTCTGTGCCCCGCTTTCCACCGTGCCAAACTGGTACAATGAGTTCCAGAGGTTTGCTCCCAAG GTCCCTGTACTTTTGTACCACGGCAACAAAGATGAACGCAAGGAGCTGCGAGAGCAGATTGGCAAAGCTCACGATGTGCGTGACGGGGTGAAGGTCAATACCATCGTCATCACGTCCTACGAGGTGGCCATGATGGACCAGAAACACATGCAAGGCCACGAGTGGCGCTACCTGGTGGTGGACGAAGGACATCGCATCAAGAACTCAAAGTGCAGGCTGATCAG TGCACTGCGTATGTACAAGACGACCAACAGACTGCTTCTGACTGGAACACCGTTACAGAACAACCTGGCAGAGTTGTGGTCCTTGCTCAACTTTCTGCTACCTGAGATCTTCGATGATTTGGGCAG ttttGAGGCGTGGTTTGACATTGAACACATTGGAGATGAGATGGCTGCagacaagcagaaaaaagaTGTACTCTCCATGCTACATCAG ATCCTGACTCCATTCATGCTGCGTCGGCTGAAGACAGATGTAGACCTGAACATCCCACCCAAGAAAGAGGTCATCGTCTACGCCCCCTTGCGACCCCTGCAGAAAGAGTTCTACGCTGCTCTCATCGACAGAACCATCTTTAAAAAGATTCAGGAGAAGAAC GGCACAGTGGAGAAGAAGGCGGTGGACAGCAAAGGGAGACCACTGCGCAGGGTGACGCAGAACAAGATCGACTACAGCCTGATGGTCGGGGCGGACAAGGATGAGAAGGAGTGTCGCACGTCGCGACAGAAGGCGCAGGAAGAGGAAGAGATCGAGGGCTGGGTCAAGGCCATGGTGGACATGCAGCAGAAGAG AGATTCAAAACCAGCCCCAGAACAGAAAGTGTCGCAGCTGACGATCAAACTGCGCAATGTGATGATGCAGCTACGCAAGTGTTGCTCTCACCCGTTTCTTCTGGAACATCCTCTGGACAAGAAGACTGGTGAGCTCTGCCTGGACGAGAGAATCATTTCTGAGTCTGGCAAGATGCTCGTCCTCGATCGAATGCTGAAAGAGCTCCACCGGCGAGGTCACAAG GTGTTGATCTTCAGTCAGATGACCAAGATGCTGGACCTTCTGGAAGACTTCTGCATTCTGCGCAAGTACGGCTACTGCCGCCTGGATGGTGCCATGAATATTCATGACCGCAGAGACAGT ATGGCGGAGTACCAGAAGCCAGGATCAGACAAGTTTGTCTTCCTTCTCAGCACCAGGGCAGGAGGTCTGGGCATCACCTTGACAGCTGCTGACACCGTCATCATTTATGATAGTGACTGG AATCCCCAATGTGACCTTCAGGCACAGGACCGGTGTCACCGCATCGGACAGACACGATCGGTGATGGTGTACCGTTTTGTCACCGCCAACACAATCGACCAGCGTATCGTGGAGAGAGCGGCAGCCAAACGCAAGCTAGAGAAACTGGTCATTCACCAAG GCAAATTCAAGAGCGGCATCAAGAACTTCAAGACGTCGCTTGAGCCAGTCAGCAGCGAGGAATTACTGAAACTTCTCAACTCCAGGGACCATGAGTCAGAGGTCGGCGATGGTGAAGGTCAAGAGGTCATCAATGACGCTGACCTCGAAGCCCTCCTGGACCGATCCGACATTGAGAAGAAATGGAGAGCAAAGCAAGCGAAGGCTGCATCAG GTGCAGCGGAAACTACAGACGAAGAGAGTATCGCTACGAATTCTCTCCGCTCaagcccccctccctctccactCCCCTCTCCTGTCGGCAAATCCAGGTCCAGCAAACGTCAGTCAGGCAGAGGAAAAACTGCTGCCGACAAGAAGACAGCATCGGCGACAAAGACCAAACCCACCAGTGTTCCCACCAAGAACTCGCTGTTCAAAGTTATTGACATTGATGACGGAGAATCTGTAGCATCTGATTTGTGA
- the LOC138947203 gene encoding lymphocyte-specific helicase-like isoform X1: MSTMFSKARLSYFRNNAISERLCQWALGLLTSATEVLERATGKLTPRSESPIKPDSDAMEPKEEAKRIPTPPPSEDVKCVPSPSSSAYDADQSDSCSERRGPGETALPGGVVTEQMIEEEKKMKEEAEREERRLKEEREREWSRLEEEDKAQRFVRLQQLLQRSNMYTTYLIERMNRQQDEEAKRRERKAKKLARMEEKKKEEEAEKAALKEQTSTSTPEGSQMKEDEAREPGHNLRRKRTAAEADDVATKASPKAPAPKKRRAAKETKKEEEETKDNVDEVDGATLTTASPVSLIPKEEKMIVEQGERRTPDGEVIPENQPLMMTGGVLRPYQLEGFMWLRTLYENGVNGILADEMGLGKTVQCVAMLSHMVYMGVPGPFLVCAPLSTVPNWYNEFQRFAPKVPVLLYHGNKDERKELREQIGKAHDVRDGVKVNTIVITSYEVAMMDQKHMQGHEWRYLVVDEGHRIKNSKCRLISALRMYKTTNRLLLTGTPLQNNLAELWSLLNFLLPEIFDDLGSFEAWFDIEHIGDEMAADKQKKDVLSMLHQILTPFMLRRLKTDVDLNIPPKKEVIVYAPLRPLQKEFYAALIDRTIFKKIQEKNGTVEKKAVDSKGRPLRRVTQNKIDYSLMVGADKDEKECRTSRQKAQEEEEIEGWVKAMVDMQQKRDSKPAPEQKVSQLTIKLRNVMMQLRKCCSHPFLLEHPLDKKTGELCLDERIISESGKMLVLDRMLKELHRRGHKVLIFSQMTKMLDLLEDFCILRKYGYCRLDGAMNIHDRRDSMAEYQKPGSDKFVFLLSTRAGGLGITLTAADTVIIYDSDWNPQCDLQAQDRCHRIGQTRSVMVYRFVTANTIDQRIVERAAAKRKLEKLVIHQGKFKSGIKNFKTSLEPVSSEELLKLLNSRDHESEVGDGEGQEVINDADLEALLDRSDIEKKWRAKQAKAASGAAETTDEESIATNSLRSSPPPSPLPSPVGKSRSSKRQSGRGKTAADKKTASATKTKPTSVPTKNSLFKVIDIDDGESVASDL, from the exons atgcAGATCAGAGCGACAGTTGTTCCGAGAGGCGCGGGCCTGGAGAGACTGCGTTGCCTGGAGGAGTGGTGACGGAACAGATGatagaggaggagaagaagatgaAGGAGGAAGCAGAAAGGGAAGAAAGGAGGctgaaagaagaaagagaacgg GAATGGTCACGACTTGAAGAGGAGGACAAAGCACAGCGGTTTGTGCGTCTTCAGCAACTCCTTCAGCGCAGCAACATGTACACAACGTACCTGATTGAGCGCATGAACCGACAGCAAGACGAGGAGGCTAAGCGCAGAGAACGCAAAGCCAAGAAACTGGCACGCatggaagagaagaagaaagaggaggAAGCGGAGAAAGCAGCGCTGAAAGAACAG ACATCCACTTCCACCCCTGAAGGATCACAGATGAAAGAGGATGAAGCGCGTG AGCCTGGCCACAATTTACGTCGCAAACGAACAGCAGCTGAGGCTGATGATGTGGCGACTAAAGCCTCACCAAAG GCCCCTGCACCCAAGAAGCGACGTGCTGCCAAAGAGACGAAGAAGGAGGAAGAAGAGACGAAAGACAATGTGGATGAGGTCGATGGTGCAACATTGACTACAGCATCTCCTGTGTCTTTGATTCCCAAGGAGGAAAAG ATGATCGTTGAACAAGGAGAACGCCGCACTCCAGATGGCGAAGTGATACCGGAGAACCAGCCACTGATGATGACTGGAGGAGTTCTGCGTCCCTACCAGTTGGAGGGCTTCATGTGGCTCAGG ACTCTGTACGAGAACGGAGTGAATGGAATTCTAGCAGACGAGATGGGTTTGGGTAAGACGGTGCAGTGTGTGGCCATGCTGTCTCACATGGTGTACATGGGTGTGCCTGGTCCTTTCCTCGTCTGTGCCCCGCTTTCCACCGTGCCAAACTGGTACAATGAGTTCCAGAGGTTTGCTCCCAAG GTCCCTGTACTTTTGTACCACGGCAACAAAGATGAACGCAAGGAGCTGCGAGAGCAGATTGGCAAAGCTCACGATGTGCGTGACGGGGTGAAGGTCAATACCATCGTCATCACGTCCTACGAGGTGGCCATGATGGACCAGAAACACATGCAAGGCCACGAGTGGCGCTACCTGGTGGTGGACGAAGGACATCGCATCAAGAACTCAAAGTGCAGGCTGATCAG TGCACTGCGTATGTACAAGACGACCAACAGACTGCTTCTGACTGGAACACCGTTACAGAACAACCTGGCAGAGTTGTGGTCCTTGCTCAACTTTCTGCTACCTGAGATCTTCGATGATTTGGGCAG ttttGAGGCGTGGTTTGACATTGAACACATTGGAGATGAGATGGCTGCagacaagcagaaaaaagaTGTACTCTCCATGCTACATCAG ATCCTGACTCCATTCATGCTGCGTCGGCTGAAGACAGATGTAGACCTGAACATCCCACCCAAGAAAGAGGTCATCGTCTACGCCCCCTTGCGACCCCTGCAGAAAGAGTTCTACGCTGCTCTCATCGACAGAACCATCTTTAAAAAGATTCAGGAGAAGAAC GGCACAGTGGAGAAGAAGGCGGTGGACAGCAAAGGGAGACCACTGCGCAGGGTGACGCAGAACAAGATCGACTACAGCCTGATGGTCGGGGCGGACAAGGATGAGAAGGAGTGTCGCACGTCGCGACAGAAGGCGCAGGAAGAGGAAGAGATCGAGGGCTGGGTCAAGGCCATGGTGGACATGCAGCAGAAGAG AGATTCAAAACCAGCCCCAGAACAGAAAGTGTCGCAGCTGACGATCAAACTGCGCAATGTGATGATGCAGCTACGCAAGTGTTGCTCTCACCCGTTTCTTCTGGAACATCCTCTGGACAAGAAGACTGGTGAGCTCTGCCTGGACGAGAGAATCATTTCTGAGTCTGGCAAGATGCTCGTCCTCGATCGAATGCTGAAAGAGCTCCACCGGCGAGGTCACAAG GTGTTGATCTTCAGTCAGATGACCAAGATGCTGGACCTTCTGGAAGACTTCTGCATTCTGCGCAAGTACGGCTACTGCCGCCTGGATGGTGCCATGAATATTCATGACCGCAGAGACAGT ATGGCGGAGTACCAGAAGCCAGGATCAGACAAGTTTGTCTTCCTTCTCAGCACCAGGGCAGGAGGTCTGGGCATCACCTTGACAGCTGCTGACACCGTCATCATTTATGATAGTGACTGG AATCCCCAATGTGACCTTCAGGCACAGGACCGGTGTCACCGCATCGGACAGACACGATCGGTGATGGTGTACCGTTTTGTCACCGCCAACACAATCGACCAGCGTATCGTGGAGAGAGCGGCAGCCAAACGCAAGCTAGAGAAACTGGTCATTCACCAAG GCAAATTCAAGAGCGGCATCAAGAACTTCAAGACGTCGCTTGAGCCAGTCAGCAGCGAGGAATTACTGAAACTTCTCAACTCCAGGGACCATGAGTCAGAGGTCGGCGATGGTGAAGGTCAAGAGGTCATCAATGACGCTGACCTCGAAGCCCTCCTGGACCGATCCGACATTGAGAAGAAATGGAGAGCAAAGCAAGCGAAGGCTGCATCAG GTGCAGCGGAAACTACAGACGAAGAGAGTATCGCTACGAATTCTCTCCGCTCaagcccccctccctctccactCCCCTCTCCTGTCGGCAAATCCAGGTCCAGCAAACGTCAGTCAGGCAGAGGAAAAACTGCTGCCGACAAGAAGACAGCATCGGCGACAAAGACCAAACCCACCAGTGTTCCCACCAAGAACTCGCTGTTCAAAGTTATTGACATTGATGACGGAGAATCTGTAGCATCTGATTTGTGA